Proteins encoded in a region of the Tachyglossus aculeatus isolate mTacAcu1 chromosome 11, mTacAcu1.pri, whole genome shotgun sequence genome:
- the NUDT21 gene encoding cleavage and polyadenylation specificity factor subunit 5: MSVVPPNRSQTGWPRGVNQFGNKYIQQTKPLTLERTINLYPLTNYTFGTKEPLYEKDSSVAARFQRMREEFDKIGMRRTVEGVLIVHEHRLPHVLLLQLGTTFFKLPGGELNPGEDEVEGLKRLMTEILGRQDGVQQDWVIDDCIGNWWRPNFEPPQYPYIPAHITKPKEHKKLFLVQLQEKALFAVPKNYKLVAAPLFELYDNAPGYGPIISSLPQLLSRFNFIYN, from the exons ATGTCCGTGGTACCGCCCAACCGCTCCCAGACGGGCTGGCCCCGGGGGGTCAACCAGTTCGGGAACAAGTACATCCAGCAGACCAAGCCGCTCACCCTGGAGCGCACCATCAACCT GTACCCTCTGACCAACTACACCTTTGGCACCAAGGAGCCGCTTTATGAGAAGGACAGCTCAGTGGCCGCTCGATTTCAGCGCATGCGCGAGGAGTTCGATAAGATTGGAATGAGGCGTACAGTAGAAGGAGTGCTGATCGTTCACGAGCACAGGCTGCCCCACGTGTTGCTATTGCAGCTTGGAACCACCTTCTTCAAGCT GCCTGGAGGGGAACTCAATCCAGGGGAAGATGAAGTGGAAGGACTCAAACGCCTGATGACGGAG ATACTGGGACGTCAGGATGGAGTCCAGCAAGATTGGGTCATTGATGATTGCATTGGTAATTGGTGGAGACCCAACTTTGAACCTCCGCAA TATCCTTATATTCCAGCACATATCACAAAGCCTAAAGAACATAAAAAACTCTTTTTGGTTCAGCTGCAAGAAAAGG CTTTGTTTGCGGTCCCCAAAAACTACAAACTGGTAGCGGCGCCATTGTTTGAATTGTACGATAACGCGCCGGGGTATGGACCCATCATCTCCAGCCTTCCTCAGCTTTTGAGCAG GTTCAATTTTATTTACAACTGA